Genomic segment of Bartonella bacilliformis KC583:
AAGTGAAATGTTACATAAAAAATAAAAAATGGCTCCCCGGGCCGGATTCGAACCAGCGACCAACCGGTTAACAGCCGGTTGCTCTACCGCTGAGCTACCGAGGAACAATACTCAGTTTCTAATAATGAACGAGACTATAGCGAAGCAGTATTGATTTGCAAAGAAAAAAATTTCTTTTTTAAAAAAAATATCAGAAATTCCATAGAAAGAGGAAAAAAGGTTGAAGAAGCTGTCTGTCACTTGACGAATATGTTCTCTTCCCTTATTGAAAATTTTCACATTTATTGATGAGGCCTTGTGGCGGAATGGTTACGCAGAGGACTGCAAATCCTTGTATCCCGGTTCGATTCCGGGCGAGGCCTCCAATTTATTTTGATCTATTTGATTAGTGCTTTCAAATAAACGGTTTTCTTTTTTTCAATAAGAACACTTTTCTGTGAATTAGACCTAACCGGAATTTTGTTGCAATTGGAGTCTTGTTATTGACGGGAGCATGCTTTTTTGTCACACTCAAAGTAAGAGATAATTTGTGTCTTAGCTATTCCAATTTGTTGTGGTGCTTGTCGTAGGTAGGTGTAGGTAGGAGGGAAGAGCTAGTTATGGTTGCAAATTTCACAGAGCTTCGCCGCAAAATGGTTGATAATCAGATTCGTACTGTGGATGTAACGAATTTATCGATTCTTGAAGCATTTTTAACGGTGCCACGTGAAGATTTTGTACCAGAAGATGTTAAAGATTTAAGTTACCTTGATACTGATATTCTTATTTTTCCACCACAAGGTGATATCCCTGCGAGTTATTTGATGAAACCTGCGTCTTTAGCAAAGCTGTTACAGCTTGCAGCCGTAAAACCATCGGATAGTGTATTAGACATTGGTGCAAATAGTGGTTATTGTGCAGCCTTGCTTTCAAAGCTTGCTAAATCTATTATTGCGTTGGAAAGCAATAAGGCGCTTTCGAAACAAGCTGCTGAACTTTTAGAACGCTATCAGTGTGATAATGTGGTTGTTGTGCATGGATTATTGGAGAAGGGGTGTGCTGTTAAGGGGCCCTATGATTTAATTTTTATTGAAGGTGCTGTTGATTTTATTCCTGATGGTATCTTTGATCAAATGAAAGAAGGGGGGCGCCTTCTTGTGGTTGAAGGGCATGGTAATGCTGGTATTGCGCAAATCTATATAAAGGAAGAGGGGAGTATTTCGGCTCGTCGTGGTTTTAACCTTTCTGTAAAGCCGCTTTCCGAATTTTTAAGAATACCTGACTTTGTGTTTTAGTATTTGCAGCACCTAGTGAATAGAAAATAGATGATTAATTTGGGATTTATATCGTGTTTAAAATAAGCAAGAAATTTCAGGTATGTTTGTTACTTACATTAGGAACTTTTGTCTCAGGATCAGCTTACGCCGATACATTAGAAAATGCTTTAGCTAAAGCTTATGTATATAATGCTAAATTAAACTACGAGCGCGCAGCTACGCGTATAGCAAATGATGATGTAACGATTGCGCGTGCTGGTTTTCTACCGCAAATTGATGGGATTGGGAACTATAATCGAAATAATGCTACAGGTTCTTATAAGAATTCTGGTTCCATAGAACTAAGAATAAATCAAAGATTGTTTGATTTTGTTACACAAAATGTGTTTTTATCAGCTCAAGTTAAAATGCAAGCACAGCGTGAATCTTTTCGTAATGCTGAACAAAATTTGTTTCTAGATGTTATAAAAGCGTATGCTAACGTATATCAAACGCGTCGTATTGCTGAGCTTCGTCGAGAAAATTTATTTGCTCAGGCACAAGCAGCGCGCTCTTTCGCTGTCTCTGAGTATAGTCTTGCACGTTCTGAAGCAAAATCAGCGGAAGCAATTTATCAGCAAGTTGTAGGAGATTATCCCGCAAAGTTGGAGTCTCCTTCAGGGGCAAAAGAATTGCCGGAGAGTCTTGATATTGGTTATCAAATTGCTGTTGTTACGCATCCAGCAATTCTTTACGCAAAATATTTGGTTGATGCTAGTTCATACAATGTAAAAGCAAAAGAGGGAGCAATGTTTCCTAAGCTTGATCTCTCTGCATCCATGTCCTATAATCGGGCTTATGGTATTCCTGGAGGAGATAGTGTTTCTCAATCAGTAGGGCTTTCATTAAGTGTTCCGATTTTTGAGGGTGGGCGCACTTCTGCACAGGTTCGCCAATCGAGGGAACAATTTGAACAGGCTCGTCTTCAGTTTGATTTGGCTCAAAGTGATGTAAAACAGGCACTCGCTTCTGCCTGGTTTCAATTGGAGGGCACGCGCGCATCTGTTGTAGCTTATCGCGAGAGTGTACGTGCTGCAGAAATTGCTCTCAAAGGTCGTATGCAAGAGAACCGTTTAGGGCAGGCAACGACGTTGGATGTTTTAAAGTCCCGCACTGAGTTGATTAATGCTCAGATTTCACTAGTAACTGCAGAACGAAATGCTATTATTGCGAGTTATACTGTTCAATCTTCTATTGGTAGACTAACGGCAAGTTATTTAGGATTGAAGGCTACTCAAGATACTCACTAAAAACATAAGAAAGAAGCGTTTTTTTGTGTTTAAGTAATCTTGGAATGCTATTTTCTGTTATCGAGGTAAATAAAAGTTGTGTGTGGTTTATCTTCAGTATGAAGAGATGTGTTAATTGTGTAATTATTTTGTTAAACTGATATAATGGTTTTTGTTTTTGCATTTTTGAGAGGTGTTTAGATATGGTACAAAGTTCGAGTGCATTGCGTGAGCCAAGTATGGATGAAATTTTAACATCTATTCGTGAAATAATCGAAGAAAATGCAATTCAGGCTGATCAGATTTCAAATAAAGTCGTTGTGACCAATTCTTCTTCTGAAAAGAGCTCAACAGTACCACTAGAAGGGCTTGATGAGGCAGCTTTATCTGTTGATGATGCAATAAAAACTTTAGCGGATCGTATTGGTATTTCCTCTGATGATGAGGATTTATCTTTTGCGCATATGAAAAATAATGCGGAAGTAGAAAATAATACAAAATATGGTACAGTTGGTTTGGATATGCAAAAGATGAAATTTTCCTCTGAAGAACAGATGTCTGTTCATAAAACAGGACAGGACGATACCCGTGGATCTCAGCAAGGGGATACGATTTCTGATTATGTAGGATCGTCTGCGCGTTTTGTTTCTTCTGCGGAGAAGATTGCGGAAGATATATTACGTCCAGCTATAGCGGAATGGTTACAGCGTGAATTACCCGTTGTTCTTGAGAGAATTTTGCGTGAAGAGATCGTTAAGATAATTAAAAAATTACCTTAAATGCTAGGTAGTTATTATTTTTAGCGGTCTGAATTTTATTTACCATGAAAAGCGATTTTTCAGTTTTGCAAGCTGTTTTAAGTAGGTAACTTATAAATCATGTGATTAAGTATTCAGTTATAAGTTGTACTTTTGGGGCGCGCTGTAACAGGTGGATAGAAAAATGCTAGAAAAAACCTATAACGCTGCTGCTGTAGAGTCACGTATTGCGAAGCAGTGGGAAACGCGTGGTGCTTTTAAAGCAGGAGCAGGTTCAAAATCATGCACAGAAGCTTTCTGTGTTATGCTTCCGCCACCAAATGTAACGGGCTCATTGCATATGGGGCATGCATTAAATGCAACAATTCAAGATATTATGGTGCGTTTTCAGCGGATGCATGGCAAAAATGTGTTATGGCAGCCTGGCATGGATCACGCAGGGATTGCAACGCAAATGGTGGTTGAGCGTCAACTTGCAGAGCGTCAGGAACCAACTCGTCAAGAAATGGGGCGAGAAAAATTTATTGAGCGTGTTTGGAAATGGCGCCATGAGGCTGGTAATGTCATTTCTAGTCAACTGCGGCGTCTTGGTGTTTCGTGTGATTGGTCGCGTGAGCGCTTTACAATGGATGAAGGTTTGTCAGAGGCTGTTCGTGAGGTTTTTGTTAGGCTTTATAAGCAAGGGTTAATATATAAGGACAAGCGTCTGGTTAATTGGGATCCAAAATTATTAACAGCTATCTCGGATCTTGAAGTTGAGTCAAAAGAAATTCAAGGTCATTTATGGCATTTTAGGT
This window contains:
- a CDS encoding protein-L-isoaspartate O-methyltransferase family protein — its product is MVANFTELRRKMVDNQIRTVDVTNLSILEAFLTVPREDFVPEDVKDLSYLDTDILIFPPQGDIPASYLMKPASLAKLLQLAAVKPSDSVLDIGANSGYCAALLSKLAKSIIALESNKALSKQAAELLERYQCDNVVVVHGLLEKGCAVKGPYDLIFIEGAVDFIPDGIFDQMKEGGRLLVVEGHGNAGIAQIYIKEEGSISARRGFNLSVKPLSEFLRIPDFVF
- a CDS encoding TolC family protein; the encoded protein is MLLTLGTFVSGSAYADTLENALAKAYVYNAKLNYERAATRIANDDVTIARAGFLPQIDGIGNYNRNNATGSYKNSGSIELRINQRLFDFVTQNVFLSAQVKMQAQRESFRNAEQNLFLDVIKAYANVYQTRRIAELRRENLFAQAQAARSFAVSEYSLARSEAKSAEAIYQQVVGDYPAKLESPSGAKELPESLDIGYQIAVVTHPAILYAKYLVDASSYNVKAKEGAMFPKLDLSASMSYNRAYGIPGGDSVSQSVGLSLSVPIFEGGRTSAQVRQSREQFEQARLQFDLAQSDVKQALASAWFQLEGTRASVVAYRESVRAAEIALKGRMQENRLGQATTLDVLKSRTELINAQISLVTAERNAIIASYTVQSSIGRLTASYLGLKATQDTH
- a CDS encoding DUF2497 domain-containing protein — translated: MVQSSSALREPSMDEILTSIREIIEENAIQADQISNKVVVTNSSSEKSSTVPLEGLDEAALSVDDAIKTLADRIGISSDDEDLSFAHMKNNAEVENNTKYGTVGLDMQKMKFSSEEQMSVHKTGQDDTRGSQQGDTISDYVGSSARFVSSAEKIAEDILRPAIAEWLQRELPVVLERILREEIVKIIKKLP